In one Babylonia areolata isolate BAREFJ2019XMU chromosome 14, ASM4173473v1, whole genome shotgun sequence genomic region, the following are encoded:
- the LOC143289707 gene encoding uncharacterized protein LOC143289707 isoform X1, which produces MIRGCAVSTFSESRRETVFFAFLGLCFNFHCQTAMAAAQRQGQDGHGDTEVEEVARQLVGLDVSDISSPPSHKPQPCDVAVTPQPRDVAVTPQPRDVAVTPQPRDVAVTPQPRDVGVRPQPRDVGVRPQPRDVGVRPQPRDVSTRPQARPVNTADHRFVYFDLETTGLELTCHITQIAAHSGEETFSRFVLPKKAISEGAQQVTGITCVGQQMYHHGQEVVSLSITHALDDFITFLGKEPVVLIGHNIKNFDCPRLLIALQACGLVEGFRRMVHGFVDTLPLFRELCPQAENHRQPTLYRHFLGQDYLAHDAREDVKALQQVVDRARPGHDAFTHHSFTLEHIIECQCYKAARDRLRAAWMVLVREGRISQYIADKASDNGLGWEEIRHTFLTDGEGAVRRLLTERLTNVQRIIDSIIQKLQSGGC; this is translated from the exons ATGATCCGGGGATGTGCCGTGTCTACCTTCAGTGAAAGTCGTCGTGAAACAGTTTTCTTTGCCTTTCTGGGACTCTGCTTTAATTTCCACTGTCAG ACAGCCATGGCAGCAGCACAGAGACAGGGTCAAGACGGCCACGGTGACACAGAAGTAGAGGAGGTTGCACGTCAGCTGGTTGGCTTGGATGTTAGTGACATCTCCTCTCCTCCATCGCACAAGCCTCAGCCCTGTGACGTTGCTGTCACACCACAACCCCGTGACGTTGCTGTCACACCACAACCCCGTGACGTTGCTGTCACACCACAACCCCGTGACGTTGCTGTCACACCACAACCCCGTGATGTTGGTGTGAGACCACAACCCCGTGATGTTGGTGTGAGACCACAACCCCGTGATGTTGGTGTGAGACCACAACCCCGTGACGTTAGTACGAGACCACAAGCCAGGCCTGTCAACACTGCAGATCACCGCTTCGTATACTTCGATCTGGAAACAACAGGGCTGG AACTGACCTGCCACATCACGCAGATCGCTGCCCACAGTGGGGAGGAGACCTTCAGCAGGTTCGTGCTGCCCAAAAAAGCCATCTCTGAAGGGGCTCAGCAGGTCACTGGTATCACGTGTGTCGGTCAACAAATGTATCACCATGGCCAGGAAGTGGTGTCCCTCAGTATTACTCATGCCCTTGATGACTTTATTACCTTCCTGGGCAAGGAACCGGTGGTGCTGATTGGCCACAACATCAAGAACTTTGACTGCCCCAGACTGCTGATTGCTCTGCAGGCCTGCGGTCTGGTTGAAGGATTCAGGAGGATGGTGCATGGCTTTGTGGACACTCTGCCGCTGTTCAGGGAACTGTGTCCACAGGCAGAGAACCACCGGCAACCCACCCTGTACCGACACTTCCTGGGGCAGGACTACCTGGCGCATGATGCCAGAGAGGACGTGAAGGCCCTGCAGCAAGTGGTGGACAGGGCCCGCCCCGGGCATGACGCCTTCACTCACCACTCCTTCACCTTGGAGCACATCATTGAATGTCAGTGTTACAAGGCAGCCAGGGACAGACTGCGTGCTGCATGGATGGTGCTGGTGAGGGAGGGCAGGATCAGTCAGTACATAGCTGACAAAGCCTCGGACAATGGATTGGGCTGGGAGGAAATCCGACACACCTTTCTGACGGATGGGGAGGGTGCTGTGAGGAGGCtgttgacagagagactgaccaaTGTGCAAAGAATCATTGACAGCATTATACAGAAACTACAGTCAGGGGGCTGTTGA
- the LOC143289707 gene encoding uncharacterized protein LOC143289707 isoform X2 — MFQTAMAAAQRQGQDGHGDTEVEEVARQLVGLDVSDISSPPSHKPQPCDVAVTPQPRDVAVTPQPRDVAVTPQPRDVAVTPQPRDVGVRPQPRDVGVRPQPRDVGVRPQPRDVSTRPQARPVNTADHRFVYFDLETTGLELTCHITQIAAHSGEETFSRFVLPKKAISEGAQQVTGITCVGQQMYHHGQEVVSLSITHALDDFITFLGKEPVVLIGHNIKNFDCPRLLIALQACGLVEGFRRMVHGFVDTLPLFRELCPQAENHRQPTLYRHFLGQDYLAHDAREDVKALQQVVDRARPGHDAFTHHSFTLEHIIECQCYKAARDRLRAAWMVLVREGRISQYIADKASDNGLGWEEIRHTFLTDGEGAVRRLLTERLTNVQRIIDSIIQKLQSGGC; from the exons ATGTTCCAA ACAGCCATGGCAGCAGCACAGAGACAGGGTCAAGACGGCCACGGTGACACAGAAGTAGAGGAGGTTGCACGTCAGCTGGTTGGCTTGGATGTTAGTGACATCTCCTCTCCTCCATCGCACAAGCCTCAGCCCTGTGACGTTGCTGTCACACCACAACCCCGTGACGTTGCTGTCACACCACAACCCCGTGACGTTGCTGTCACACCACAACCCCGTGACGTTGCTGTCACACCACAACCCCGTGATGTTGGTGTGAGACCACAACCCCGTGATGTTGGTGTGAGACCACAACCCCGTGATGTTGGTGTGAGACCACAACCCCGTGACGTTAGTACGAGACCACAAGCCAGGCCTGTCAACACTGCAGATCACCGCTTCGTATACTTCGATCTGGAAACAACAGGGCTGG AACTGACCTGCCACATCACGCAGATCGCTGCCCACAGTGGGGAGGAGACCTTCAGCAGGTTCGTGCTGCCCAAAAAAGCCATCTCTGAAGGGGCTCAGCAGGTCACTGGTATCACGTGTGTCGGTCAACAAATGTATCACCATGGCCAGGAAGTGGTGTCCCTCAGTATTACTCATGCCCTTGATGACTTTATTACCTTCCTGGGCAAGGAACCGGTGGTGCTGATTGGCCACAACATCAAGAACTTTGACTGCCCCAGACTGCTGATTGCTCTGCAGGCCTGCGGTCTGGTTGAAGGATTCAGGAGGATGGTGCATGGCTTTGTGGACACTCTGCCGCTGTTCAGGGAACTGTGTCCACAGGCAGAGAACCACCGGCAACCCACCCTGTACCGACACTTCCTGGGGCAGGACTACCTGGCGCATGATGCCAGAGAGGACGTGAAGGCCCTGCAGCAAGTGGTGGACAGGGCCCGCCCCGGGCATGACGCCTTCACTCACCACTCCTTCACCTTGGAGCACATCATTGAATGTCAGTGTTACAAGGCAGCCAGGGACAGACTGCGTGCTGCATGGATGGTGCTGGTGAGGGAGGGCAGGATCAGTCAGTACATAGCTGACAAAGCCTCGGACAATGGATTGGGCTGGGAGGAAATCCGACACACCTTTCTGACGGATGGGGAGGGTGCTGTGAGGAGGCtgttgacagagagactgaccaaTGTGCAAAGAATCATTGACAGCATTATACAGAAACTACAGTCAGGGGGCTGTTGA
- the LOC143289707 gene encoding uncharacterized protein LOC143289707 isoform X3 → MAAAQRQGQDGHGDTEVEEVARQLVGLDVSDISSPPSHKPQPCDVAVTPQPRDVAVTPQPRDVAVTPQPRDVAVTPQPRDVGVRPQPRDVGVRPQPRDVGVRPQPRDVSTRPQARPVNTADHRFVYFDLETTGLELTCHITQIAAHSGEETFSRFVLPKKAISEGAQQVTGITCVGQQMYHHGQEVVSLSITHALDDFITFLGKEPVVLIGHNIKNFDCPRLLIALQACGLVEGFRRMVHGFVDTLPLFRELCPQAENHRQPTLYRHFLGQDYLAHDAREDVKALQQVVDRARPGHDAFTHHSFTLEHIIECQCYKAARDRLRAAWMVLVREGRISQYIADKASDNGLGWEEIRHTFLTDGEGAVRRLLTERLTNVQRIIDSIIQKLQSGGC, encoded by the exons ATGGCAGCAGCACAGAGACAGGGTCAAGACGGCCACGGTGACACAGAAGTAGAGGAGGTTGCACGTCAGCTGGTTGGCTTGGATGTTAGTGACATCTCCTCTCCTCCATCGCACAAGCCTCAGCCCTGTGACGTTGCTGTCACACCACAACCCCGTGACGTTGCTGTCACACCACAACCCCGTGACGTTGCTGTCACACCACAACCCCGTGACGTTGCTGTCACACCACAACCCCGTGATGTTGGTGTGAGACCACAACCCCGTGATGTTGGTGTGAGACCACAACCCCGTGATGTTGGTGTGAGACCACAACCCCGTGACGTTAGTACGAGACCACAAGCCAGGCCTGTCAACACTGCAGATCACCGCTTCGTATACTTCGATCTGGAAACAACAGGGCTGG AACTGACCTGCCACATCACGCAGATCGCTGCCCACAGTGGGGAGGAGACCTTCAGCAGGTTCGTGCTGCCCAAAAAAGCCATCTCTGAAGGGGCTCAGCAGGTCACTGGTATCACGTGTGTCGGTCAACAAATGTATCACCATGGCCAGGAAGTGGTGTCCCTCAGTATTACTCATGCCCTTGATGACTTTATTACCTTCCTGGGCAAGGAACCGGTGGTGCTGATTGGCCACAACATCAAGAACTTTGACTGCCCCAGACTGCTGATTGCTCTGCAGGCCTGCGGTCTGGTTGAAGGATTCAGGAGGATGGTGCATGGCTTTGTGGACACTCTGCCGCTGTTCAGGGAACTGTGTCCACAGGCAGAGAACCACCGGCAACCCACCCTGTACCGACACTTCCTGGGGCAGGACTACCTGGCGCATGATGCCAGAGAGGACGTGAAGGCCCTGCAGCAAGTGGTGGACAGGGCCCGCCCCGGGCATGACGCCTTCACTCACCACTCCTTCACCTTGGAGCACATCATTGAATGTCAGTGTTACAAGGCAGCCAGGGACAGACTGCGTGCTGCATGGATGGTGCTGGTGAGGGAGGGCAGGATCAGTCAGTACATAGCTGACAAAGCCTCGGACAATGGATTGGGCTGGGAGGAAATCCGACACACCTTTCTGACGGATGGGGAGGGTGCTGTGAGGAGGCtgttgacagagagactgaccaaTGTGCAAAGAATCATTGACAGCATTATACAGAAACTACAGTCAGGGGGCTGTTGA